A stretch of Paenibacillus mucilaginosus 3016 DNA encodes these proteins:
- a CDS encoding protein kinase domain-containing protein: MSSELSLPEGSAIQGKWNRGEYRIERLLGAGSNGKVYLVRQGRRRYALKVGFDAVDHQSEVNALKALSRSSSVFGTLLHDVDDFTFGGASYPFAVLRYIEGQPLTDFIRDRGTDWLYVTGLHLLRSLAELHACGFVFGDLKAENVIVSSHGEVGLIDYGGVTAVGRSVKQFTEQYDRGYWNGGSRTADEAYDLFSFAVLMIAAALPEARFRSLAGGLPQNRGTEDLLAAVQGHAVLAPVAGVLRSALTGRYTSSRQMLADWRARSLTPPRRTAEALDFGWIPWTFAVSLILFAATVYLVFQ; this comes from the coding sequence ATGTCGTCTGAACTGTCCCTGCCGGAAGGCTCTGCGATCCAGGGCAAGTGGAACCGGGGGGAATACCGGATCGAGCGGCTGCTCGGGGCGGGAAGCAACGGCAAGGTATACCTTGTCCGTCAGGGACGCAGGAGATATGCCCTGAAGGTGGGCTTCGACGCCGTGGACCATCAGTCGGAGGTGAATGCGCTGAAGGCGCTGTCGCGCTCATCCTCTGTCTTTGGCACCCTGCTGCACGATGTCGATGATTTTACTTTCGGGGGGGCGAGCTATCCGTTTGCCGTTCTCCGGTATATCGAAGGCCAGCCGCTCACGGACTTTATCCGCGACCGCGGGACGGATTGGCTCTATGTGACGGGCCTTCATTTGCTGCGGAGCCTGGCGGAGCTGCATGCCTGCGGCTTCGTTTTCGGCGATCTCAAGGCGGAGAATGTCATCGTATCTTCCCATGGGGAGGTAGGGCTGATCGATTACGGCGGGGTTACGGCGGTGGGCCGGTCGGTCAAGCAGTTCACGGAACAGTATGACCGTGGCTATTGGAACGGCGGCTCCCGGACGGCGGATGAGGCTTACGACCTCTTCTCCTTCGCCGTGCTGATGATCGCGGCCGCGCTGCCTGAGGCAAGGTTCCGCTCGCTGGCCGGAGGGCTGCCGCAGAACCGCGGCACGGAGGACCTGCTGGCCGCAGTCCAGGGCCATGCGGTCCTCGCTCCGGTGGCAGGCGTGCTGCGCAGTGCCTTGACCGGCAGATACACGTCCTCCCGGCAGATGCTCGCGGACTGGCGGGCGCGAAGCCTGACCCCGCCCCGGCGTACCGCGGAAGCGCTGGACTTCGGCTGGATTCCGTGGACCTTTGCCGTGTCGTTGATTTTGTTCGCGGCGACCGTTTACTTGGTCTTCCAGTAG
- a CDS encoding S1 domain-containing RNA-binding protein has product MAIEVGSKLQGKVTGITHFGAFVELPEGGTGLVHISEIADNYVKDVNDHLKLSDIVTVKVINVDKDGKIGLSIKQAVDRPADAAPPTRPARFDRPPGGGDRGGFGGRGGGGGFGGRGDRGGRGGKPPAGKPSFEDKMARFLKDSEDRISSLKKNTEGKRGGRGARRD; this is encoded by the coding sequence ATGGCAATTGAAGTGGGCAGCAAGCTGCAAGGAAAAGTGACAGGCATTACTCACTTTGGGGCGTTCGTTGAGCTACCCGAGGGAGGCACCGGCCTTGTACACATCTCGGAGATTGCGGACAACTACGTCAAGGACGTCAACGATCATCTGAAGCTAAGCGATATCGTCACCGTGAAAGTGATTAATGTCGACAAAGACGGCAAAATCGGACTTTCCATCAAGCAAGCGGTGGATCGGCCGGCAGATGCTGCTCCTCCAACAAGGCCCGCTCGTTTCGACAGACCTCCTGGCGGCGGCGACCGCGGCGGATTTGGTGGTCGTGGTGGCGGCGGCGGCTTCGGCGGCCGTGGAGATCGCGGAGGCCGTGGCGGCAAACCGCCCGCTGGCAAGCCATCCTTTGAAGATAAAATGGCGCGTTTCCTGAAAGACAGCGAAGACCGGATCTCTTCCCTCAAGAAGAACACCGAGGGCAAGCGGGGCGGACGCGGCGCGCGTCGTGACTAA
- a CDS encoding HU family DNA-binding protein, which produces MNKTDLINNIAEKSGLTKKDVESVLNSFLGEISDALSRDDKVQLIGFGTFETRTRSGRTGRNPQTGEEISIPESKVPAFKAGNKLKEAVK; this is translated from the coding sequence ATGAACAAAACAGACTTGATCAATAACATCGCAGAAAAAAGCGGCCTGACCAAAAAGGACGTGGAATCCGTACTGAACAGCTTCCTTGGTGAAATCTCTGACGCTTTGTCCCGCGACGACAAAGTCCAGTTAATCGGCTTCGGTACTTTCGAAACCCGCACGCGCTCCGGCCGCACCGGCCGCAACCCGCAAACGGGCGAAGAGATCTCCATTCCGGAATCCAAAGTTCCTGCATTCAAAGCAGGCAACAAGCTTAAAGAAGCGGTGAAGTAA
- a CDS encoding RNA-binding S4 domain-containing protein produces MRLDKFLKLSRLIKRRTVAKDVSEQGRVWVNGREAKPSSTVKVGDELKIQFGQKLVTVRVELLSESTRKDDAAKMFTLLGEEPIKRESDSIL; encoded by the coding sequence ATGCGCCTGGACAAGTTCCTTAAGCTCTCCCGTCTCATCAAACGGCGTACGGTAGCCAAGGACGTGTCCGAGCAGGGACGGGTATGGGTGAACGGCCGCGAGGCCAAGCCGAGTTCCACGGTCAAGGTAGGGGACGAGCTCAAGATTCAGTTCGGCCAAAAGCTGGTGACCGTGCGCGTGGAGCTGCTGAGCGAATCAACCCGCAAGGATGATGCCGCGAAGATGTTCACGCTGCTCGGCGAAGAACCGATCAAACGGGAATCGGACAGTATTCTGTAA
- the yabP gene encoding sporulation protein YabP — translation MVEQPGKVKRQEIRMLNRKLLEVSGVMNVESFDSEEFLLETECGFLMIKGQNLHIKNLSLEQGLVAIEGYVNELAYVDTNSQGKSKGFLGKLFK, via the coding sequence ATGGTCGAACAGCCGGGAAAAGTAAAGCGCCAAGAGATCCGGATGCTGAACCGCAAGCTGCTGGAGGTGTCCGGCGTCATGAACGTCGAGAGCTTCGACAGCGAGGAGTTTCTGCTTGAGACCGAATGCGGTTTCCTGATGATCAAGGGGCAGAACCTGCATATCAAGAACCTGAGCCTCGAGCAGGGGCTGGTCGCGATTGAAGGATACGTGAATGAGCTGGCCTATGTGGACACAAACTCCCAAGGGAAATCCAAGGGATTTCTGGGTAAGCTGTTCAAGTGA
- the spoVT gene encoding stage V sporulation protein T gives MKATGIVRRIDDLGRVVIPKEIRRTLRIREGDPLEIFVDRDGEVILKKYSPIGELGDFAKEYAESLYESTNHITMISDRDTVIAVAGGSKKDYLEKSVGPLIEQCMENRKATLESNQGTYEMLKDITEAYSSYVIAPIVAGGDPIGSVILINKDESVKMGQMELKMAETAAGFLAKQMEQ, from the coding sequence ATGAAAGCAACTGGAATTGTTCGTCGCATCGACGATCTTGGCAGGGTCGTAATCCCAAAGGAGATTCGCCGCACCCTCCGGATCCGCGAAGGGGACCCGCTTGAAATTTTCGTGGACCGTGATGGAGAAGTGATTCTGAAGAAATACTCCCCCATCGGTGAACTCGGTGATTTCGCCAAAGAATATGCCGAATCTCTCTATGAAAGCACGAACCATATTACGATGATCTCCGACCGGGATACCGTTATCGCTGTGGCGGGCGGTTCCAAGAAGGATTATCTGGAGAAGAGCGTCGGGCCGCTGATAGAGCAGTGCATGGAGAACCGGAAGGCCACGCTCGAGAGCAATCAGGGCACTTATGAAATGCTGAAGGATATAACCGAAGCTTACAGCTCTTATGTCATCGCTCCGATCGTCGCGGGCGGCGACCCGATCGGTTCCGTTATCCTGATCAATAAGGATGAGAGCGTGAAGATGGGCCAGATGGAACTCAAGATGGCCGAGACGGCTGCCGGCTTCCTGGCCAAGCAAATGGAGCAGTAG
- a CDS encoding VWA domain-containing protein, whose protein sequence is MKQIILVTDGCSNVGVSPVAAAARAKAEGIMVHVIGIVDSGDIGLLGAEEIRETAEAGGGMSRIVKSSQLAQTVQMITRKSVVSTIQQVVGQELRGILGHSQLERLPPHQRSEVVRVIDDLTETASLQIALLIDASSSMKPKLQAVKDAIQDLQLSLQSRQGSSLLSVFHFPGGLAAEERAAHCDIAWTSDLANLKGLFYKLNMRGTTPTGPALLEVIEYMGGLSGRETAGGSSVQAAGALLPEGTGKVRKEGIWSDYVV, encoded by the coding sequence ATGAAGCAAATCATCCTCGTTACCGACGGATGTTCGAATGTGGGAGTCTCGCCGGTGGCGGCGGCGGCCCGTGCGAAGGCGGAAGGGATTATGGTCCACGTGATCGGCATTGTCGATTCGGGAGATATCGGTCTGCTGGGGGCGGAGGAGATCCGGGAGACGGCGGAGGCGGGGGGCGGCATGAGCCGGATCGTGAAGTCCTCCCAGCTCGCCCAGACCGTGCAGATGATCACGCGCAAATCGGTGGTTTCGACGATTCAGCAGGTCGTGGGACAGGAACTGCGCGGCATCCTGGGCCATTCGCAGCTGGAGCGGCTCCCCCCGCACCAGCGGTCGGAGGTGGTACGGGTCATTGACGATCTGACCGAGACGGCCAGCCTGCAGATTGCCCTTCTGATCGATGCCAGCTCTTCCATGAAGCCGAAGCTGCAGGCGGTCAAGGATGCGATCCAGGATCTGCAGCTCAGCCTGCAGTCCAGGCAGGGGTCCAGCCTGCTGTCCGTGTTTCACTTCCCGGGCGGGCTTGCAGCCGAAGAGCGGGCGGCCCACTGCGATATCGCATGGACGAGCGACCTTGCAAATTTGAAGGGGTTGTTCTATAAATTAAACATGAGGGGAACGACTCCGACGGGTCCGGCCCTTCTGGAGGTCATTGAATATATGGGCGGGCTCTCCGGAAGAGAAACGGCAGGGGGGAGCTCCGTACAAGCGGCGGGAGCACTTCTGCCGGAAGGAACGGGGAAGGTCCGCAAAGAAGGGATCTGGAGTGACTATGTCGTCTGA
- the mazG gene encoding nucleoside triphosphate pyrophosphohydrolase, translating to MSMSPQAQLTVVGLGTGDENQLTLGVWRKLEAASGRGDAIFLRTKEHPMVSMLDHHNIRYETFDRVYEEHQGFEGVYEQIAAELIERALNASGEVLYAVPGHPMVAEKTVQLLRERCTAAGVMLGLMGGESFLDQAFLRLGFDPIEGFQLLDATSLRGSTLNPTLHTLIGQVYDEFTASDVKLTLMELYPDDYPVTVGHSLGVAGEERVYEVPLYELDRVEGYGNLSLVWVPRTDREDVRSRTFARLHEIVEILRSPEGCPWDREQTHKSIRKNLIEEAYEVIETIDEDDPEHMCEELGDLLLQIMLHSQMEAEEGAFTVFDVIRELNEKLVRRHPHVFGTVGAEDADEALVNWEAVKAEEKRSKGIDPETQPLLAGVPRDLPGLMKAYKLQKKAAEVGFDWNTLEEVMPVVESELQEVKEAIEKFGHAEQKEELGDLLFAIVNLARFLKVEPEEAMAAANRKFFERFGYIESQLRLKGVSFDQTDLQEMENLWQEAKKVLKNKGL from the coding sequence ATGTCCATGTCCCCGCAAGCGCAGCTAACGGTCGTCGGCCTGGGAACCGGCGACGAGAATCAATTGACCCTCGGCGTATGGCGCAAGCTCGAGGCGGCCAGCGGCCGCGGTGACGCGATCTTCCTGCGTACCAAAGAACACCCGATGGTGTCCATGCTCGACCACCATAACATCCGGTACGAAACCTTCGACCGGGTGTACGAGGAGCACCAGGGGTTCGAGGGCGTCTACGAGCAGATCGCTGCGGAGCTCATCGAACGGGCGCTGAACGCGAGCGGCGAAGTGCTCTACGCTGTGCCCGGCCACCCGATGGTGGCGGAGAAGACGGTGCAGCTGCTGCGCGAGCGCTGTACGGCCGCCGGCGTCATGCTGGGCCTGATGGGCGGCGAGAGCTTCCTCGACCAGGCCTTCCTGCGCCTCGGCTTCGATCCGATCGAAGGCTTCCAGCTGCTTGACGCCACCTCGCTTCGCGGCAGCACCCTGAATCCGACGCTGCACACACTTATCGGGCAGGTGTACGATGAGTTTACGGCCTCCGATGTGAAGCTGACCCTGATGGAGCTCTACCCGGACGATTATCCGGTAACCGTCGGTCACTCGCTGGGCGTGGCCGGAGAGGAGCGGGTGTACGAGGTGCCGCTCTACGAGCTGGACCGGGTGGAGGGCTACGGGAACCTGTCGCTGGTCTGGGTCCCCCGGACGGACCGGGAGGATGTGCGGAGCCGGACGTTCGCCCGCCTTCACGAGATCGTGGAGATTCTGCGCAGCCCGGAAGGCTGTCCTTGGGACCGCGAGCAGACGCACAAGTCGATCCGCAAGAACCTGATCGAGGAAGCGTACGAGGTGATCGAGACGATCGACGAGGACGATCCCGAACACATGTGCGAGGAGCTCGGAGACCTGCTCCTGCAAATTATGCTTCACTCGCAGATGGAGGCGGAGGAAGGGGCCTTCACCGTCTTCGATGTCATCCGGGAACTGAACGAGAAGCTGGTGCGCCGTCATCCGCACGTCTTCGGAACCGTTGGGGCGGAGGATGCGGATGAAGCCTTGGTGAACTGGGAAGCGGTGAAGGCGGAGGAGAAGCGCAGCAAGGGCATCGACCCCGAAACGCAGCCGCTGCTGGCCGGAGTTCCACGCGACCTGCCGGGCCTCATGAAAGCCTACAAGCTGCAGAAGAAGGCGGCCGAGGTGGGCTTTGACTGGAATACCCTGGAAGAAGTAATGCCGGTCGTCGAGTCCGAGCTCCAGGAAGTCAAGGAAGCGATCGAGAAGTTCGGCCATGCGGAGCAGAAGGAAGAGCTCGGAGACCTGCTGTTCGCGATCGTCAACCTGGCCCGCTTCCTCAAGGTGGAGCCGGAAGAGGCCATGGCGGCCGCCAACCGCAAATTTTTTGAGCGTTTCGGGTATATTGAATCCCAACTGCGTTTAAAGGGCGTTTCCTTTGACCAAACTGATTTGCAAGAGATGGAAAACCTGTGGCAGGAAGCAAAAAAAGTTCTCAAAAACAAAGGCCTATAG
- a CDS encoding FtsB family cell division protein codes for MQANSQGAKDTQPQNKGTFRRRRLVMLMLACFMSWAGVTLWNQIGKISERKDKVAALEQKEAEVKQINEETQREIARLNDPEYVSQKIRKDLHYIKKGERLFFTPVAPKQ; via the coding sequence ATGCAGGCAAACTCACAAGGAGCTAAGGACACGCAGCCGCAGAACAAGGGCACTTTTCGCCGGCGCCGACTCGTCATGCTGATGCTGGCCTGCTTTATGAGTTGGGCCGGTGTCACGCTGTGGAATCAAATCGGTAAAATCAGCGAACGCAAAGATAAAGTCGCCGCCTTGGAGCAGAAAGAGGCCGAGGTGAAGCAGATCAACGAAGAGACTCAGCGCGAGATCGCCAGGTTGAACGATCCCGAGTACGTATCGCAAAAAATCCGTAAAGACTTGCACTACATCAAGAAGGGGGAAAGATTGTTCTTCACCCCCGTCGCGCCTAAGCAGTAA
- the yabQ gene encoding spore cortex biosynthesis protein YabQ has product MTLSVQFLTMGMMYAGGLALGGLYDLYRVLSGQLKVPSWLRAALDLLYWFIGTLVVFALLYRSNWGEVRPFIFLGLAIGILFYFLVFSRPVIRVIVFTIRAVVTAARIGRRMIDLFIIRPAIGLYRLVLIILGFLLATAIFIYKIVLQLLYPAWRLLLWLFRPLGRWMRLHVAVPAGMKTIGQKLKALFRKLF; this is encoded by the coding sequence GTGACACTGAGCGTACAGTTTTTGACGATGGGCATGATGTACGCGGGAGGTCTCGCGCTGGGAGGGCTGTACGACCTCTACCGGGTGCTTTCGGGCCAGCTGAAGGTACCCTCGTGGCTGCGGGCGGCGCTCGATCTCCTGTACTGGTTCATCGGGACACTTGTCGTGTTTGCACTGCTGTACAGGAGCAATTGGGGCGAGGTCAGGCCCTTTATTTTTCTTGGGCTTGCCATCGGCATTCTTTTTTATTTTCTGGTGTTTAGCCGGCCGGTCATCCGGGTAATCGTATTTACAATCCGTGCTGTCGTCACGGCCGCACGCATCGGCAGGAGGATGATCGACCTTTTCATTATCAGGCCCGCCATCGGACTTTACAGGCTGGTGCTGATCATTTTGGGATTTTTGCTGGCGACCGCTATATTCATCTACAAAATTGTGTTACAATTGCTCTATCCTGCATGGAGACTGCTGTTGTGGCTGTTTCGGCCGCTCGGCAGGTGGATGCGGTTGCATGTTGCCGTTCCCGCAGGGATGAAGACAATCGGTCAAAAGCTGAAGGCGCTGTTCCGGAAGCTGTTTTGA
- the spoIIE gene encoding stage II sporulation protein E: protein MQKRQMFSGLNHVWSGWTHRVRQGALGAIAQNRLVQSLVARRWSILLLMMAFLLGRAMILDQLAPFAVAYFAVMYFLRRELLFWTGVFVAAGSLFSADPMHTGYIVAEMIVFVLIQKGVERFERSDISYAPLIVFTSTFFVQLFSHLAATKLSWYTLTMSGVGALLSLILTHIFLQAIPVFTLSRKNYNLKHEEVICLIILLASVMTGTVGWLIGPVTLEHVLSRYLILLFALVGGAPLGASVGVISGLILSLANSSAIYQMSLLAFAGMLAGLLREGSRMAVALGMLLGSSILSVYLGNQSEVLNSTWESVAAVALFLLTPRSVTQMLAKYVPGTQENLKSQQDYARRVRDVTANRVEQFSEVFKQLSRSFKQITADSAPLRREEEVGHFMNSVAEKSCGSCWKRKQCWDDKFYQTYKYMTDMMTEVELREDMTRKDIQPEWKKHCVKPDQVLEVMKQQYALYKHDQHWKKQIYDSRQLVAEQLSGVSQVMEDLAKEIKREGQELFMQEEQIRSALEELGLSIHSIDVISLDEGNVEIEIVHQYTRGFDECRKIIAPLLSEIVGEHIAVKSEESLERKEGYSTVVFASAKEYEVETGIAGAAKGGDLLSGDSFSTIELGNGKFAVALSDGMGNGERARAESSTALSILQQLLQSGMDEKLAIKSVNSVLMLRSSDEVYATVDVALIDQYTAQTTFLKIGSTPSFIKRGSEVFPVTANNLPVGILADIDVDLVSVQLEHGDTLIMMTDGIYDAPGHAVNKEMWMKRMITEIEADSPQDFADILLERVVRYHHGEIYDDMTVVVARVDKFQPEWATFSWPGMERIERPRTVS, encoded by the coding sequence ATGCAGAAACGGCAAATGTTCAGCGGTCTGAATCACGTATGGTCGGGATGGACGCACCGGGTCAGGCAGGGAGCCCTTGGCGCGATCGCCCAGAACCGTCTTGTGCAATCGCTTGTAGCGAGGCGCTGGTCGATCTTACTCCTGATGATGGCCTTCCTGCTCGGCAGGGCCATGATCCTGGATCAGCTGGCACCGTTTGCCGTCGCTTACTTCGCGGTTATGTATTTTTTGCGAAGGGAGCTGTTGTTCTGGACGGGCGTATTCGTAGCCGCCGGGAGCTTGTTCTCGGCCGATCCGATGCACACCGGCTACATCGTGGCGGAGATGATCGTCTTCGTTCTGATCCAGAAGGGCGTGGAACGATTCGAACGCTCGGACATTTCCTACGCGCCGCTGATCGTCTTTACCTCCACTTTTTTCGTCCAGCTGTTCTCCCATCTGGCGGCGACGAAGCTCAGCTGGTACACGCTGACGATGAGCGGGGTAGGGGCGCTGCTCAGCCTGATCCTGACCCACATTTTTCTCCAGGCGATACCGGTGTTTACCCTATCGCGCAAAAATTACAATCTCAAACACGAGGAAGTTATATGTCTCATTATTCTGTTGGCATCCGTCATGACGGGGACCGTAGGCTGGCTGATCGGTCCGGTTACACTGGAGCATGTGCTCTCCCGTTACCTGATTCTGCTCTTTGCGCTTGTCGGGGGAGCCCCCTTGGGCGCATCCGTCGGGGTCATCTCCGGCCTCATTCTCAGCCTTGCCAATTCCAGCGCGATCTATCAGATGAGTCTCCTGGCCTTCGCCGGCATGCTCGCAGGCCTGCTGCGTGAAGGCAGCCGGATGGCCGTGGCGCTTGGCATGCTGCTCGGATCCTCGATCCTGTCCGTCTATCTCGGCAATCAGTCCGAGGTGCTGAATTCGACGTGGGAGTCCGTGGCGGCCGTGGCCCTGTTCCTGCTTACACCGAGGAGTGTCACGCAGATGCTCGCCAAGTATGTGCCTGGCACCCAGGAGAACCTGAAATCGCAGCAGGACTATGCCCGCCGGGTGCGGGATGTGACGGCGAACCGGGTGGAGCAGTTCTCCGAGGTGTTCAAGCAGCTCTCCCGCAGCTTCAAGCAGATCACGGCGGATTCAGCACCGCTGCGGCGCGAGGAAGAAGTCGGCCACTTCATGAACTCCGTCGCGGAGAAATCGTGCGGCAGCTGTTGGAAGCGCAAGCAATGCTGGGACGATAAGTTCTATCAGACCTACAAATATATGACCGACATGATGACCGAGGTGGAGCTGCGGGAGGACATGACCCGCAAGGATATCCAGCCGGAGTGGAAGAAGCACTGCGTGAAGCCGGACCAGGTGCTGGAAGTCATGAAGCAGCAGTATGCTCTGTATAAGCACGATCAGCATTGGAAGAAGCAGATTTACGACTCCCGCCAGCTGGTTGCTGAACAGCTCTCCGGCGTATCGCAGGTCATGGAGGACCTGGCAAAGGAAATCAAGCGGGAAGGGCAGGAGCTCTTCATGCAGGAAGAGCAGATCCGGAGCGCCCTGGAGGAACTGGGCTTGTCCATCCACAGCATCGATGTCATCTCCCTGGACGAAGGGAACGTGGAGATTGAGATCGTTCATCAATATACAAGGGGCTTCGACGAGTGCCGCAAAATCATCGCCCCGCTGCTCTCCGAGATTGTCGGCGAGCACATCGCGGTGAAGTCCGAGGAATCGCTGGAGCGTAAGGAAGGCTACAGTACGGTGGTCTTCGCTTCGGCGAAGGAATACGAGGTGGAAACGGGAATCGCGGGCGCAGCCAAGGGGGGCGATTTGCTGTCGGGAGACAGCTTCAGCACCATAGAGCTTGGCAACGGCAAGTTTGCCGTAGCGCTCAGCGACGGCATGGGCAACGGCGAGCGGGCGCGGGCGGAGAGCAGTACGGCACTGTCCATCCTTCAGCAGCTGCTGCAGTCGGGGATGGACGAGAAGCTGGCGATCAAATCGGTCAACTCCGTGCTCATGCTCCGCTCGTCGGATGAAGTCTATGCTACGGTGGATGTGGCGCTGATCGACCAGTACACCGCACAGACGACGTTCCTCAAGATCGGCTCGACGCCAAGCTTCATTAAAAGAGGCAGTGAGGTGTTCCCGGTGACGGCGAACAACCTGCCGGTCGGCATACTTGCCGACATCGACGTCGATCTCGTCAGCGTGCAGCTCGAGCACGGGGATACGCTCATCATGATGACCGACGGCATTTATGACGCCCCGGGGCATGCCGTGAACAAGGAAATGTGGATGAAGCGGATGATCACGGAGATTGAGGCGGATTCCCCTCAGGACTTTGCGGATATCCTGCTGGAGCGGGTCGTACGTTACCATCACGGCGAGATCTATGACGATATGACGGTGGTCGTGGCACGGGTTGACAAATTTCAGCCGGAATGGGCTACCTTCTCGTGGCCGGGAATGGAGCGCATCGAACGGCCTAGGACGGTGAGCTGA
- a CDS encoding putative polysaccharide biosynthesis protein produces MKGQTERIPQDRLDAAEVPVQAMGPAGGPGGAEPAGRAGRGLLQGAALLGLAAIISKLIGTLQKIPLQNLAGDTVFGIYNAVYPLYTMILFLATAGFPLVVSKFVSESAALKRDEEAVRVLRVASGVLSGTGLLCFTLLYLGAEQLGSWMGAAQAAPAIRSVSFALLLVPVLSALRGYYQGYGDMAPTAWSQVGEQIVRVLTMFGLLMAFLWIGAGPETIAAGATFGSVAGAAAGLLMMLLYWRRGRSSRRAGRKSLVWREDLALARRIAMYALPLCLGSIAMPILTLVDSFTVPRLLRGAGYDETGALYQFGLYNHGLPLVQLVAMIASSMTAALVPAIAEAAGSGDRALLRQRAGTALRLAWMIGLPAAAGLALLAGPFNLMFYKSTEGTPAMAVLSLTALLSVLNIAGSSVLQGLGAVRAPALYLLLAAGVKVAANVLLVPRFGIDGAAWAAVAAYALAGGLALAHALHAAGVPAAGGRGAMKAVLATAFMAAGLLAVTHGAAPLLAQPAGAPAPRAAATAVALGGVAAGALVYALAVLRLGAVTAAELEAAPSLAQKPLRLLRRLRLLR; encoded by the coding sequence ATGAAGGGGCAAACGGAGCGGATCCCGCAGGATCGCTTGGATGCTGCGGAAGTACCGGTGCAGGCCATGGGGCCGGCCGGCGGACCCGGCGGTGCCGAACCGGCCGGGAGGGCCGGGCGCGGGCTGCTTCAGGGGGCCGCGCTGCTGGGGCTTGCCGCCATCATCTCCAAGCTGATCGGCACACTGCAGAAGATTCCGCTGCAGAATCTGGCAGGCGACACGGTATTCGGTATTTATAATGCAGTTTATCCTTTGTATACCATGATCTTGTTTTTGGCGACGGCGGGCTTTCCCCTCGTCGTGTCCAAGTTCGTATCCGAGAGCGCGGCCTTGAAGCGGGATGAGGAAGCGGTGCGCGTGCTGCGGGTGGCCTCGGGCGTACTGTCCGGAACGGGCCTGCTCTGTTTCACTCTTCTCTACCTCGGGGCGGAGCAGCTTGGAAGCTGGATGGGGGCGGCCCAGGCGGCGCCGGCCATTCGAAGCGTATCGTTCGCCCTGCTGCTGGTACCGGTGCTGTCCGCTCTGCGCGGATACTACCAAGGGTACGGCGACATGGCTCCGACGGCATGGTCCCAGGTGGGAGAACAGATCGTACGGGTGCTTACCATGTTCGGCCTGCTGATGGCTTTCCTGTGGATTGGGGCGGGACCCGAGACGATTGCCGCCGGAGCGACCTTCGGATCGGTGGCGGGAGCGGCGGCAGGGCTGTTGATGATGCTGCTTTACTGGCGGCGGGGCCGCAGCAGCCGTAGGGCCGGCCGGAAGTCCCTGGTGTGGAGGGAGGATCTGGCGCTGGCCAGGCGGATTGCAATGTATGCTCTTCCGCTGTGTCTGGGCTCCATCGCCATGCCGATCCTGACGCTGGTCGATTCCTTTACCGTGCCCCGGCTGCTGCGCGGGGCCGGTTACGATGAGACCGGGGCGCTCTATCAATTCGGGCTGTACAATCACGGACTGCCGCTGGTGCAGCTGGTGGCCATGATCGCTTCATCGATGACGGCGGCTCTGGTGCCGGCCATCGCGGAAGCGGCAGGCAGCGGTGACCGGGCTCTGCTGCGGCAGAGGGCCGGCACTGCGCTGAGGCTGGCCTGGATGATTGGGCTGCCGGCCGCAGCCGGGCTGGCCCTGCTCGCCGGTCCGTTCAATCTTATGTTCTACAAGAGCACGGAGGGGACCCCGGCCATGGCCGTCCTCTCGCTGACCGCGCTGCTGTCGGTACTGAATATCGCCGGGAGCAGCGTGCTGCAGGGCCTCGGCGCCGTCCGTGCGCCGGCGCTTTACCTGCTGCTGGCCGCCGGCGTCAAGGTCGCCGCCAACGTCCTGCTCGTGCCGCGCTTCGGCATCGACGGCGCTGCCTGGGCGGCCGTGGCCGCCTACGCGCTCGCCGGCGGCCTCGCGCTCGCGCACGCGCTGCACGCCGCCGGCGTCCCGGCCGCGGGCGGCCGCGGGGCCATGAAGGCGGTGCTCGCCACCGCCTTCATGGCTGCCGGCCTGCTGGCCGTGACGCACGGCGCGGCGCCGCTGCTCGCGCAGCCGGCCGGCGCGCCCGCCCCGCGGGCAGCGGCCACGGCCGTGGCGCTCGGCGGCGTGGCTGCGGGCGCGCTCGTGTACGCGCTCGCGGTGCTGCGGCTCGGCGCGGTGACCGCCGCCGAGCTGGAGGCGGCGCCCTCGCTGGCGCAGAAGCCGCTGCGGCTGCTTCGCCGGCTGCGGCTGCTCCGCTAG